From the genome of Rhodobacteraceae bacterium Araon29, one region includes:
- a CDS encoding recombinase family protein produces MRRIRCAIYTRKSSEEGLEQDFNSLDAQREACEAYIASQKHEGWEVLRDHYNDGGISGGHLDRPALQRLMQAVDEKRVDQIVVYKIDRLTRSLTDFAKLVDRLDAAEASFVSVTQSFNTATSMGRLTLNMLLSFAQFEREVTSERIRDKIAASKRKGMWMGGHVPLGYRADGRTLKIDEAEAPTIRTLYDLYRKLGSVREVKDRAEALGFRSRRRARSCGRVSGGIPFDRGHLHHILSNPVYAGRIRHKGQVYDGQHPAIIDPKTWDKVQELLQSGATISRGNRKKAITSPLAGKLFDETGDRLTPSHSRKNGKRLRYYVSRRVIAGGCKKHPDAWRLPAEQVERVLTEMIRRHLERPDAAASVIRGLPAAEIKTTAERLAACISSTDCLNLIEKVHLRPGAMRIQLDTLVLAKWLDCLPGHINVSGLTIENPFQMRRRGIELKLHLGDPPPEIDETLVQNIVKGRRWLAMVIDGKSFSEIAQIENVSTRRVQDIANLALIAPDILDAITLGEKSDGLSTDYLIKTRFSAIWSEQRAQFSAL; encoded by the coding sequence ATGCGCCGCATCCGTTGTGCAATCTATACACGCAAGAGCTCCGAAGAGGGATTGGAACAGGATTTCAACTCTCTCGATGCGCAGCGTGAGGCCTGTGAAGCCTATATCGCCAGTCAGAAACATGAAGGCTGGGAGGTGTTGCGGGATCATTATAATGACGGGGGGATCTCGGGCGGTCATCTGGATCGCCCTGCGCTGCAGCGCCTGATGCAGGCGGTGGACGAGAAACGCGTCGATCAGATTGTGGTCTATAAGATCGACCGTCTGACCCGGTCATTGACCGACTTCGCGAAGCTGGTCGACCGGCTGGATGCGGCTGAGGCGTCCTTTGTCTCGGTGACACAGAGCTTTAACACCGCGACCAGCATGGGGCGCCTGACGTTGAACATGCTGCTGAGCTTTGCACAGTTCGAACGTGAAGTGACATCTGAGCGTATCCGGGACAAGATCGCTGCCTCCAAGCGCAAGGGCATGTGGATGGGTGGACATGTCCCCCTTGGCTACCGCGCGGATGGACGGACGTTGAAGATCGATGAGGCCGAAGCGCCCACGATCCGGACGCTCTACGACCTTTACCGGAAACTGGGCTCCGTACGCGAAGTGAAAGACCGCGCAGAAGCGCTAGGCTTCAGGTCTCGTCGCCGCGCACGATCATGCGGGCGAGTGTCCGGGGGCATTCCGTTCGACCGCGGGCATTTGCATCACATTCTCAGCAACCCAGTTTATGCCGGGCGAATCCGGCACAAGGGGCAGGTTTATGACGGGCAGCATCCCGCTATTATCGACCCAAAGACGTGGGACAAGGTTCAGGAACTGCTGCAAAGCGGCGCCACAATCTCACGCGGCAACAGGAAAAAGGCGATCACCTCACCGCTGGCTGGCAAGCTCTTTGATGAAACCGGTGATCGCCTGACGCCCAGCCATAGCCGGAAGAATGGCAAGAGATTGCGCTACTACGTCTCCCGACGAGTAATTGCGGGTGGCTGCAAGAAACATCCAGATGCCTGGCGGTTGCCCGCTGAACAGGTCGAGAGGGTACTGACCGAAATGATCAGACGCCATCTCGAAAGGCCGGATGCAGCGGCATCAGTGATACGGGGTTTGCCGGCAGCCGAGATCAAGACGACCGCCGAGAGACTGGCCGCTTGCATCAGCTCGACTGACTGCCTGAACTTGATCGAAAAGGTACATCTGCGTCCGGGCGCAATGCGCATTCAGCTGGATACTCTGGTTCTAGCAAAATGGCTGGACTGCCTGCCGGGACATATCAATGTATCGGGGCTGACAATCGAAAATCCATTCCAGATGCGCAGGAGGGGTATCGAGCTGAAACTCCATCTTGGTGATCCCCCGCCGGAGATCGACGAAACGCTGGTGCAGAACATTGTAAAGGGGCGCCGCTGGTTGGCGATGGTTATTGATGGCAAATCGTTCTCAGAAATCGCGCAGATCGAGAATGTATCAACACGCCGCGTCCAGGACATCGCCAATCTCGCACTGATCGCACCCGATATTTTAGATGCCATCACGCTTGGCGAAAAGTCCGATGGTCTCTCCACCGATTACCTGATTAAGACCCGCTTCTCCGCCATCTGGTCAGAACAGCGCGCGCAATTCTCCGCGCTCTGA
- a CDS encoding cytochrome P450, with the protein MGILASLAAARRNVLSIIPDIATRQPMVSGKTGKRWHMVMDPDALRRLLLENVANYPKSLVTKNLLEPAIGDSLFIAEGAHWRWQRRATAPVFSHRNVRALSPLVTDAASRCNARIAAAGPRAVNMFDEMVATTFDVISDVTFSDDKGFDRDAVHNAINAYVAEAGKVSLMDILGAPNWVPRLSRLVTGPSLRQMKQISDQVIDDRRKGKEKSPPDLLDLLLAGEDPKTGRKMQTAELRDNLLTFIVAGHETTALSLSWALYLIAHDKRVQDKARAEVAGAVEGGEVTGDDVPNLPYIRQIIDESLRLYPPAAIVSRTAMASDVLCGREVRKGDTIIIPIYALHRSHVLWDRPDDFRPERFDDMKAVPRYSYLPFGDGPRICIGASFAIQEAVIILASLLKQFRFSPVAGRDPIPEMTLTLRPEGGVWLMADPLEPQDEPS; encoded by the coding sequence ATGGGCATCTTGGCCTCCCTCGCAGCCGCGCGGCGCAACGTATTGTCGATCATTCCCGACATTGCGACCCGTCAGCCCATGGTGTCCGGCAAAACCGGCAAACGCTGGCATATGGTGATGGACCCGGATGCCCTGCGCCGTCTGCTGCTGGAAAATGTGGCCAATTATCCTAAATCTTTGGTCACCAAAAATCTGTTAGAGCCAGCTATTGGCGATTCACTGTTTATTGCCGAAGGCGCGCATTGGCGCTGGCAGCGACGGGCAACCGCACCGGTTTTTTCACATCGAAATGTCCGCGCGTTAAGCCCCCTTGTTACGGACGCCGCAAGCCGGTGCAACGCCCGCATCGCAGCTGCAGGTCCGCGTGCGGTGAATATGTTTGATGAAATGGTCGCCACAACATTTGATGTAATTTCCGATGTCACGTTTTCCGATGACAAAGGCTTTGATCGTGATGCCGTTCACAACGCGATCAATGCCTATGTGGCCGAGGCGGGTAAAGTGTCCCTGATGGATATTCTGGGCGCGCCAAACTGGGTGCCCCGCTTAAGCCGTTTGGTAACCGGACCCTCACTGCGGCAAATGAAACAGATCTCCGATCAGGTGATTGATGACCGTCGAAAAGGCAAAGAAAAATCACCCCCAGATCTGCTTGACCTGCTTCTAGCAGGAGAAGATCCGAAAACCGGCCGCAAAATGCAGACCGCCGAGCTGCGTGATAATCTTTTGACCTTTATTGTGGCGGGCCATGAAACAACGGCTCTTTCACTGTCATGGGCCCTCTACCTTATTGCGCATGACAAGAGGGTGCAGGACAAGGCACGCGCTGAAGTGGCCGGCGCAGTTGAGGGCGGCGAGGTAACCGGCGATGATGTGCCGAACCTTCCCTATATTCGGCAGATCATTGATGAAAGCCTAAGGCTATATCCGCCGGCCGCAATTGTATCGCGCACCGCGATGGCCAGTGATGTGCTTTGCGGGCGCGAAGTCAGGAAAGGTGATACAATCATCATTCCGATTTATGCGCTGCACCGCAGCCATGTGCTGTGGGACAGGCCAGACGACTTTCGGCCAGAGAGGTTCGACGATATGAAAGCTGTCCCACGTTATTCCTATCTGCCGTTTGGGGATGGGCCGCGCATTTGCATCGGCGCCAGTTTTGCCATTCAAGAAGCTGTCATCATCCTTGCTAGCCTACTTAAGCAGTTTCGCTTTTCGCCCGTCGCAGGGCGCGATCCGATCCCGGAAATGACATTAACATTGCGGCCCGAAGGTGGGGTATGGCTTATGGCTGACCCTTTGGAGCCGCAAGACGAACCTTCCTAA
- a CDS encoding enterochelin esterase yields MQFSGDFKSGEMIFITVHSHALAGNMLGDPAERKVGVYIPYDTDPEGLPLLVSLAGYTGSGLSQLNWKNFGENVPERLDRLIATGEMPPAVIAFPDCYTRLGGNQYINSVAMGNWEDFLITDMLNAIEGRFGCGGMGKRGLFGKSSGGYGALLHAMRHPDVWSAIACHSGDMGFEIAYQRDFPATLRALAKHDMSAENFVKSIWANHSPSHTDIHALMILAMGASYDPDPSAFCGVRLPVDLHTCELDDARWVHWQAWDPLHIFDSHAKALHSLKGLWIDCGDQDQFDFVYVARRLKQKLDGAQIAHHYEEFPDNHFGLDYRFDKSLPYLVRALQH; encoded by the coding sequence ATGCAGTTCAGCGGTGATTTCAAATCGGGTGAAATGATTTTTATAACGGTGCATTCACACGCTCTGGCCGGCAATATGCTTGGCGATCCGGCCGAACGGAAAGTCGGGGTCTACATCCCATATGATACAGACCCAGAAGGGCTTCCCCTTCTGGTATCACTGGCCGGATACACAGGCAGCGGTTTGTCACAGCTCAACTGGAAGAACTTTGGCGAAAATGTGCCAGAGCGGCTTGATCGGTTAATCGCAACGGGGGAAATGCCGCCCGCAGTTATAGCCTTTCCCGACTGCTACACCCGGCTGGGCGGCAACCAATATATAAACTCGGTCGCTATGGGCAATTGGGAAGATTTTTTAATCACCGATATGCTGAACGCCATTGAAGGCCGGTTCGGATGCGGCGGTATGGGCAAGCGCGGGCTTTTTGGAAAATCCTCAGGCGGCTATGGCGCTTTGCTCCATGCGATGCGCCATCCTGATGTGTGGTCGGCCATCGCTTGTCATTCCGGTGATATGGGCTTTGAGATCGCTTATCAACGCGACTTTCCTGCCACCTTAAGAGCTCTGGCCAAACATGACATGTCGGCCGAAAATTTTGTAAAATCCATCTGGGCCAATCACAGCCCGAGCCATACGGATATTCATGCTTTGATGATCCTTGCCATGGGGGCCAGCTATGATCCTGACCCAAGCGCCTTTTGCGGTGTCCGTTTGCCAGTGGATTTGCACACTTGTGAATTGGATGATGCCCGCTGGGTGCATTGGCAGGCCTGGGACCCACTACATATATTTGACAGCCATGCCAAGGCGCTACACTCTTTAAAAGGTCTGTGGATCGACTGCGGCGACCAAGACCAGTTTGATTTTGTCTATGTTGCACGGCGGTTGAAGCAAAAACTCGACGGGGCACAAATCGCGCATCATTACGAAGAGTTCCCAGATAACCACTTTGGTCTTGATTACCGATTTGACAAGAGCCTGCCCTATCTGGTCAGGGCACTTCAACACTAG
- the tuf gene encoding elongation factor Tu, protein MAKEKFERNKPHCNIGTIGHVDHGKTTLTAAITKQFGEFQDYDQIDAAPEEKARGITISTAHVEYETDARHYAHVDCPGHADYVKNMITGAAQMDGAILVVNAADGPMPQTREHILLGRQVGIPAMVVFLNKVDQVDDDELLELVEMEVRELLSEYDYPGDDIPIVAGSALAALEDRDDAIGKGKIAELMEAVDAYIPQPERAVDQPFLMPIEDVFSISGRGTVVTGRVERGVINVGDEIEIVGIKDTQKTICTGVEMFRKLLDRGEAGDNIGALLRGVDREAVERGQVLCKPGSVTPHTKFEAEAYILTKDEGGRHTPFFANYRPQFYFRTTDVTGTVNLPSGTEMVMPGDNLKFEVELIAPIAMEEKLRFAIREGGRTVGSGVVSKILD, encoded by the coding sequence ATGGCGAAGGAAAAGTTTGAGCGTAATAAACCGCATTGTAACATAGGCACGATTGGTCACGTTGACCACGGCAAGACGACGCTGACGGCGGCGATCACGAAGCAGTTTGGCGAGTTTCAGGACTATGACCAGATTGACGCGGCGCCTGAGGAAAAAGCCCGCGGCATCACCATTTCGACAGCGCATGTTGAGTATGAGACGGATGCGCGCCACTATGCGCATGTGGACTGCCCTGGCCACGCCGACTATGTCAAGAACATGATCACCGGCGCGGCGCAGATGGATGGCGCGATTTTGGTTGTGAACGCAGCGGACGGCCCGATGCCGCAAACCCGCGAGCATATTTTGCTTGGCCGTCAGGTTGGTATCCCGGCGATGGTTGTGTTCCTGAACAAAGTTGATCAGGTAGACGACGACGAGCTTCTTGAGCTGGTGGAAATGGAAGTGCGCGAGCTTCTGAGCGAATATGATTATCCTGGTGATGATATTCCGATTGTTGCGGGCTCTGCGCTGGCAGCACTGGAAGATCGTGATGATGCGATTGGCAAAGGAAAAATTGCAGAGCTGATGGAAGCGGTTGACGCTTATATTCCACAGCCTGAGCGTGCGGTTGACCAGCCGTTCCTGATGCCGATCGAAGATGTGTTTTCGATCTCGGGCCGCGGCACAGTTGTGACCGGCCGGGTTGAGCGCGGTGTGATCAATGTGGGCGATGAAATTGAAATCGTTGGCATCAAAGACACCCAGAAAACCATCTGTACAGGTGTTGAGATGTTCCGCAAACTGCTGGACCGCGGTGAAGCGGGCGACAACATCGGCGCATTGCTGCGCGGTGTTGACCGTGAAGCGGTTGAGCGTGGTCAGGTTTTGTGTAAGCCGGGTTCAGTCACCCCGCACACCAAGTTTGAAGCCGAAGCCTATATCCTGACCAAGGATGAAGGCGGGCGTCACACCCCGTTTTTCGCCAACTACCGTCCGCAGTTTTATTTCCGCACCACGGATGTGACCGGAACAGTGAACCTGCCATCAGGTACGGAAATGGTGATGCCGGGCGATAACCTGAAGTTCGAAGTTGAGCTCATCGCGCCGATTGCGATGGAAGAAAAGCTGCGCTTTGCGATCCGTGAAGGCGGCCGCACCGTCGGATCAGGCGTCGTGTCCAAAATCCTCGACTGA
- a CDS encoding DUF2924 domain-containing protein has translation MDADQTLELERTILAIDHLHRGRCLDRWREALDRPPPKHLSLQFMKRVLTWNLQNQMLGGVSAKTERRLKQIAARQSVPATAKPGSHLVRDWNGRTYQVEVVDGGYVMDGKTWRSLSAMARHITGARWSGPRFFGVQ, from the coding sequence ATGGATGCGGATCAGACGCTCGAACTTGAGAGGACGATTTTAGCGATTGATCATCTGCACCGAGGCAGATGCCTGGATAGGTGGCGTGAGGCGTTAGACCGGCCTCCGCCGAAGCATCTCTCACTGCAGTTCATGAAACGGGTGCTGACCTGGAACCTGCAGAATCAGATGCTGGGCGGTGTATCGGCAAAAACTGAGCGTCGTCTGAAGCAAATTGCAGCCAGGCAATCAGTGCCCGCAACAGCAAAACCGGGGTCCCACCTGGTTCGGGACTGGAACGGGCGAACCTATCAGGTTGAGGTGGTGGATGGTGGCTATGTCATGGATGGCAAGACCTGGCGGTCCTTGTCGGCCATGGCCAGGCACATCACCGGTGCCCGATGGTCGGGCCCGCGCTTTTTCGGGGTGCAGTGA
- a CDS encoding aldehyde dehydrogenase family protein — protein MPNEQQKTAYNDILSACGLKIQELQGKALEVYTPVDGQKIATLDMHDVPATEAMIDLAKDVFLHWRKVPAPRRGEFVRLLGEELRREKENLGRLVTLECGKILQEGYGEVQEMIDICDFAVGLSRQLYGLTISSERPGHTMRETWHPMGVCGVITAFNFPVAPWCWNAALALVCGDPVIWKPSEKTPLTALAVQKICDRVRKTFGDDAPEGLIQTVIGEREVGEVLTASKNVAIVSATGSVPMGQAVASDMSKRLGRTILELGGNNAMIVAPSADLEMALRAIVFSAVGTAGQRCTTLRRLIVHEDVYDELVPRLVKAYSGLPVGDPLAEGTLVGPLIDFGTLNSMEQAMEQAKVEGGIVHGGARTLATEFPDAAYVNPAIIEMPGQTSIMHTETFAPILYIIKYRKLEDATIMHNEVPQGLSSCIFSTDVRETEYFLSALGSDCGIANVNIGPSGAEIGGAFGGEKETGGGRESGSDAWKGYMRRQTSTVNYSRELPLAQGIKFNI, from the coding sequence ATGCCAAACGAACAGCAGAAGACCGCCTATAATGATATCTTGTCAGCCTGCGGCCTCAAAATCCAAGAGTTGCAAGGAAAAGCGCTTGAAGTATACACGCCGGTGGACGGCCAGAAGATTGCCACTTTGGATATGCACGATGTACCCGCCACAGAGGCAATGATCGATCTTGCAAAAGACGTATTTCTGCACTGGCGCAAGGTCCCGGCACCGCGCAGAGGGGAATTTGTTCGCTTGCTCGGAGAAGAGCTGCGTCGCGAAAAAGAAAATCTCGGACGACTGGTGACTCTGGAATGTGGGAAAATTCTACAAGAGGGCTACGGTGAAGTTCAGGAAATGATCGACATTTGCGATTTCGCTGTCGGCCTTTCTCGGCAGCTATATGGTCTCACTATCTCCTCTGAGCGTCCTGGGCATACCATGCGCGAAACTTGGCACCCAATGGGAGTGTGCGGCGTCATCACCGCCTTCAACTTCCCTGTGGCTCCGTGGTGCTGGAATGCCGCTTTGGCATTGGTATGTGGCGATCCGGTCATCTGGAAGCCATCGGAAAAAACACCGCTGACCGCTTTGGCGGTCCAAAAAATCTGCGACCGTGTCCGGAAAACCTTCGGCGATGACGCTCCCGAAGGGTTGATTCAGACTGTGATCGGCGAGCGGGAAGTCGGAGAAGTGCTCACCGCGTCGAAGAATGTTGCCATTGTGTCTGCCACCGGTTCGGTACCGATGGGGCAAGCCGTGGCCAGCGACATGTCCAAACGACTTGGCCGCACGATCCTGGAACTTGGCGGCAACAACGCAATGATCGTTGCGCCTTCAGCAGATCTCGAAATGGCTCTGCGCGCCATTGTGTTTTCGGCGGTTGGGACGGCGGGCCAGCGTTGCACGACACTGCGCCGACTGATTGTCCACGAGGATGTTTATGACGAACTCGTACCCCGACTGGTAAAGGCCTATAGTGGTTTGCCAGTAGGCGACCCGTTGGCTGAAGGTACGCTCGTTGGCCCGCTCATTGATTTTGGAACACTGAATTCAATGGAACAAGCAATGGAGCAGGCAAAAGTCGAAGGAGGCATCGTTCACGGCGGAGCAAGAACGCTTGCGACCGAATTTCCCGACGCGGCATACGTGAACCCAGCGATCATCGAGATGCCCGGGCAAACCTCAATCATGCACACCGAAACCTTCGCTCCTATTCTCTACATTATAAAATACCGAAAGTTGGAAGATGCGACCATAATGCACAATGAAGTACCGCAGGGTCTGAGTTCCTGCATCTTCTCTACCGATGTTCGTGAAACCGAATATTTTCTGTCGGCCTTGGGGTCAGATTGTGGAATTGCAAACGTCAATATAGGTCCGTCTGGAGCCGAAATCGGCGGCGCATTCGGAGGCGAAAAGGAAACGGGCGGTGGACGTGAAAGCGGCTCTGATGCCTGGAAGGGCTACATGCGACGCCAAACCAGTACCGTTAACTATTCACGCGAGCTACCGCTCGCGCAGGGCATCAAATTCAATATCTGA
- a CDS encoding low molecular weight phosphatase family protein, which produces MTLDLPQSVLFCCDHNAVRSPMAEGIMKKFYGTGTYVQSVGVMNDLEIDGFAIAVCEELGIELSRHRSRSFDEMQEWGDDLSSFDLIIALSPASQRRALDLTRLFHLTVEYWPIMDPTGLGETREAKLVSYRQTRDQIVDQLLRRWGKG; this is translated from the coding sequence ATGACGCTGGACCTTCCACAATCGGTCCTTTTTTGTTGTGATCATAATGCTGTGCGTTCGCCCATGGCGGAAGGCATTATGAAAAAGTTCTATGGCACCGGGACCTATGTGCAATCGGTCGGGGTGATGAATGATCTTGAAATAGACGGCTTTGCCATTGCCGTTTGTGAAGAGCTCGGTATCGAGCTTTCACGCCACCGTTCGCGCAGTTTTGATGAAATGCAAGAATGGGGGGATGATCTGTCATCTTTTGATCTGATCATTGCGTTGTCACCGGCCAGTCAGCGGCGGGCTTTGGATTTAACCCGTTTGTTTCACCTCACTGTCGAATACTGGCCGATTATGGACCCAACCGGACTTGGTGAAACCCGCGAAGCGAAGCTCGTCTCTTATCGTCAAACCCGCGATCAAATCGTTGACCAACTATTGCGGCGTTGGGGTAAAGGTTAA
- a CDS encoding AsnC family transcriptional regulator has product MDDLDDKLLHLLTRNARSTATELASALGVSRGTVQNRIEGLLHTKVIHRFTVELGESEHDHQISAFTLIRLKADDHRGTLATLRRMEEILDVHTLSGNFDIVAELRTSSLKRLDRALDQIRAMQEVAETQSHIRLAQALK; this is encoded by the coding sequence TTGGACGATCTCGACGACAAGCTGCTGCACCTGCTGACACGGAATGCTCGATCAACCGCTACAGAGTTGGCGAGTGCCTTGGGTGTGTCGCGAGGCACGGTGCAAAACCGTATTGAGGGTCTGTTACACACCAAAGTCATTCACCGGTTCACTGTGGAACTGGGAGAGTCAGAACACGACCACCAAATCAGTGCCTTTACTCTGATCCGACTGAAAGCTGACGATCATCGGGGGACACTTGCCACACTCCGCCGAATGGAGGAAATTCTCGATGTTCATACCCTAAGCGGCAATTTCGATATCGTGGCAGAGCTTCGTACATCATCTCTCAAAAGGCTTGATAGGGCCTTAGATCAGATCCGTGCGATGCAAGAGGTTGCGGAAACTCAGAGCCACATCAGATTGGCTCAGGCACTCAAATAA
- a CDS encoding DUF3489 domain-containing protein, which translates to MTIEIKKEPKVANIIAIKAKPKRQEQLSKLLNRKSGATILQIQSAFCWQPHTARAALSTLRKAGTAIEWSDTDKGSVYRIVTKA; encoded by the coding sequence ATGACGATTGAGATCAAGAAAGAACCCAAAGTCGCAAACATTATAGCGATCAAGGCAAAGCCCAAGCGGCAGGAACAACTCTCAAAACTTCTGAACCGCAAGTCTGGCGCAACGATTTTACAAATTCAAAGTGCTTTCTGCTGGCAGCCGCATACGGCACGGGCTGCACTTTCGACGTTGCGCAAAGCCGGAACTGCGATTGAATGGTCCGACACGGACAAAGGATCAGTTTACCGTATCGTTACTAAGGCCTGA
- a CDS encoding L-lysine dehydrogenase, translating into MKKIAVLGLGKVGTLAAELLHDSGFTVTGIDIVPSKQSFPFATKVLDLGSKANIENELAQQDAVLSCLPFSLNVALAEAAHKVGIRYFDLTEDVPTTNRIIELSKTSNALMAPQCGLAPGFIGIVGASLIEKMDDCRSCKMRVGALPQHPTGLMGYSFNWSPAGVVNEYLNDCEVIEDGERKMVSAMEWFEDIYIDGTKLEAFTTSGGLGTMCETYGSQVANIDYKSMRYPGHGKLMNFFFHELLMREHPDVAGDILIKAKPPVNDDVVYVHASAEGMIDGNLRREEFVRAYRPIEVAGKTRTAIAWTTAGSVVAIIEMVRDGKLPNKGFLKQEEIPLQAFLETPTGSLYAN; encoded by the coding sequence ATGAAAAAAATTGCAGTATTGGGACTAGGCAAAGTTGGCACTCTTGCGGCGGAATTGCTTCATGATTCCGGGTTCACCGTTACGGGTATCGACATCGTCCCAAGCAAACAAAGCTTCCCTTTCGCCACCAAGGTGCTTGACCTGGGGAGCAAAGCAAACATCGAAAACGAATTGGCTCAGCAAGACGCTGTTTTGTCATGCTTGCCGTTCAGTCTTAACGTGGCACTTGCCGAGGCTGCTCACAAAGTCGGGATTCGCTACTTTGATCTGACCGAAGATGTTCCAACCACCAACCGGATTATCGAGTTGAGCAAAACGTCGAATGCTTTGATGGCACCCCAATGTGGCCTTGCCCCCGGATTTATCGGGATCGTCGGTGCGTCGCTGATCGAAAAGATGGACGATTGTCGAAGCTGCAAGATGCGTGTCGGGGCATTGCCGCAACATCCGACTGGTTTGATGGGTTACTCATTCAACTGGTCGCCAGCCGGAGTTGTCAACGAGTACCTGAACGATTGTGAGGTGATCGAAGACGGCGAACGCAAAATGGTTTCTGCCATGGAGTGGTTCGAGGATATCTATATCGACGGTACCAAGCTGGAAGCTTTCACCACGTCAGGCGGTTTGGGCACGATGTGCGAGACTTACGGCAGCCAGGTAGCCAATATCGACTACAAATCAATGCGTTATCCTGGCCACGGAAAGCTGATGAACTTCTTCTTCCATGAGCTATTAATGCGCGAGCACCCAGATGTCGCCGGCGACATTCTTATAAAAGCCAAACCGCCAGTGAATGATGATGTCGTTTATGTGCATGCTTCCGCAGAAGGTATGATTGACGGTAACCTGCGTCGCGAAGAATTTGTGCGCGCATACCGCCCAATCGAAGTTGCAGGCAAAACCCGAACAGCCATCGCCTGGACAACTGCAGGGTCGGTCGTTGCCATCATTGAAATGGTGCGCGACGGCAAGTTGCCAAACAAAGGGTTCCTGAAGCAAGAAGAGATCCCGCTGCAGGCATTCCTCGAAACGCCCACCGGTTCACTCTACGCTAACTAA
- the pcaF gene encoding 3-oxoadipyl-CoA thiolase, with translation MIDVFICDYIRTPIGRYGGGLSSIRADDLGALPLRALASRNPSLDLAAIDEVVLGCANQAGEDNRNVARMSLLLAGFPETVPGTTMNRLCGSGMDAIITGARAIKAGEAELIVAGGVESMSRAPFVMPKATQAFSRSNEVHDTTIGWRFVNPLMKAQYGVDSMPETAENVADDFDISRDAQDAFALQSQLKAGAAMANGRLMKEIIPVTIPQRRDDPIVVEADEHPRPATTAEALSKLKGFVRPGGSITAGNSSGVNDGAAALILASESAVKAHGLTPIARVLGGASAGVAPRIMGFGPSPASKKLMHRLGLTQSGFNVIELNEAFASQGLATLRELGIADDDPRVNPNGGAIALGHPLGMSGARITGSAALELNLNGGQRALAMMCIGVGQGIAIALESVGQFRQPHSANF, from the coding sequence ATGATCGACGTTTTTATTTGTGACTACATCCGAACACCCATTGGCCGATATGGCGGCGGGCTATCCTCAATCCGTGCGGATGATCTTGGTGCGCTACCACTCAGGGCCTTGGCCTCACGCAATCCATCCCTTGATCTAGCAGCAATAGACGAGGTCGTTCTTGGCTGCGCCAATCAGGCGGGTGAAGACAACCGGAACGTGGCGCGTATGTCGCTTCTTCTTGCCGGGTTTCCAGAAACCGTGCCCGGCACAACGATGAACCGGCTTTGCGGCTCTGGAATGGATGCCATCATTACTGGAGCCCGTGCCATTAAAGCTGGCGAGGCGGAATTGATTGTTGCCGGTGGCGTTGAAAGCATGTCCCGAGCGCCGTTCGTCATGCCCAAAGCCACGCAAGCTTTCTCGCGCTCCAACGAAGTGCATGACACAACAATTGGCTGGCGGTTCGTCAACCCTTTGATGAAGGCGCAATATGGTGTCGATAGCATGCCCGAAACAGCTGAAAACGTCGCTGATGATTTTGATATTTCCCGCGATGCTCAAGATGCCTTTGCCCTGCAGTCCCAACTCAAAGCAGGCGCGGCCATGGCCAACGGTCGGCTCATGAAAGAAATCATTCCCGTCACAATCCCGCAACGCAGGGATGATCCGATTGTTGTTGAGGCTGATGAGCATCCCCGACCCGCCACAACGGCAGAGGCACTGTCTAAACTCAAAGGCTTTGTGCGCCCCGGCGGATCGATAACAGCCGGCAATTCCAGCGGGGTGAACGATGGCGCTGCGGCGCTGATCCTCGCTTCAGAAAGCGCAGTCAAAGCACATGGGCTAACCCCAATTGCACGGGTCCTGGGCGGTGCCTCCGCCGGTGTCGCACCGCGCATCATGGGATTTGGTCCCTCACCTGCCTCCAAGAAACTGATGCACAGGCTTGGACTGACGCAATCTGGTTTCAACGTCATTGAACTCAACGAAGCTTTTGCCAGCCAAGGATTGGCCACCCTGCGTGAACTGGGAATTGCTGATGATGACCCGCGCGTAAATCCAAACGGAGGGGCAATTGCATTGGGGCATCCTTTGGGCATGTCAGGCGCTCGCATAACAGGGTCAGCGGCCCTTGAACTCAACCTAAATGGCGGGCAGCGAGCGCTTGCGATGATGTGCATCGGTGTTGGACAGGGTATCGCAATCGCTTTGGAGAGCGTTGGCCAATTTCGCCAACCTCACTCCGCGAATTTCTGA